The region CACCAGCACGGTGTATTTGAATCCCTCAACGCCTTGGTGATTCATCGTTACCGCATACGCCTGATACTTCTTGCCCTTGTATTCCGCCTCCTCGATCGGCTGGACCTTGAACTTGTCTTGGGCGCTGGCGAAGACGGTCACCAGGTCGCGGCCCTCGGTCAGCATCGCCCACGGGGAGGGAAGTCCGGGGTTCTTCCCGCAGGGTGACCAGTCTTTCACCTCGACGTCTTTGTAATGCCACTGGCCCGTGCCCTCGTTCAGGTAGAAACGCTGCCCGATGCGGATCATCTCCCGGTTCAGCGACGCCACCTTCAGCGTGATTCGCTCCCGGTCCGGGCAAGAGACGTAGAAGTGCGTCTCCATGACGTTGTCGTCGTGCGCTGCGATCTTGGTGGTCATCGTGAAGCTCTTGGCCGCCGCCTTGGCCGCGAACGCTTGTTGGATTTCCTGGTCTCCATTGGCGAAGTATGCCTTCACTTTCGAGCATCCGCTCAGTCCGGTTACTGCCATCAAACTGATAAGCGCGATCCAACCGATACTTGTCTTCATTACAGCTCCTCGCTAATAACTCAGTGTCTGGTGGTCCTTGCCGTGACACGTCAACGTGCACGACCCATGCCCCGGACCGGTCCGGATGTAGCTCACCGGCCCGCTGCTGCTTGGCGCCACGATGCTCAGGTCGAAGTTCACCAGGGCCTGATTCTGCGATGCGTGCGGATCGTGGCATGTCGAACATGCCGCGCCATCATTCACCACATGCGTCGAGTGCCTGGTGAAGCTGTAGTTCTGCAGGACTTTGTTCTGTACGTCGTGGCATTTGTCGCAGAGGGCGAAGTCGGCCACTGTGTATCCCGGCTGACCGGTGCCCGTGCCCGGTGTCGCCGGGGGCGGCTCCAGCGCGGACTGCCGTTCCAGCAGGTGCTGGAAGTTCGATCCATGCGGCCCCGCAGCTCCGGTGTTGCCGGCGCCCAGGGTGCGATTCGTGTCGCTGGCGTGGCAGTCCGAGCAGAAGATCATGGTGGTGGCATTCAGCGGCCGCGTGCTCATCGTCGTCCCGTCGGCCGCGATCATAAACGGTCGCAGGCTGTTCGCGGGCGCCATCGGGTTCGTACGCGTCACCGGGTGGAACGAGGTCCCCTGGGTGAACTCGACGCGCGTGTTGAACGCGTCCGGATTGCCCGCGTCATACTGCCGCTTTGGATTGCGCCCATAGCCGATGCCCGCGTTGCTGCTGTCGATGAGCTGCGGCCGGTTCACGCTGTCGGCGTGGCACTTGAAACAGAGCTCGTACTCGTTCGTCGCCTGCTTCAGGAATACGCGCGTGATCGACTCGCCCGACGCCCCCGCCAGCGGCGCTGTCGCCGTCGGGGGGAACGGCTGGAAGCCCACCGGGTTCGCCCGCGCCACGTGCGAGTTGTGGCAGTCGGCGCACTCGGCGTGACGCGGCTGCGTCGCCGACGTCTCCGGCATCGGCAGCCCCGAACTGACCGGCCCCTCCGACTCGTCGTGTACCGACGGAGTGATGTCCACTGGGTGGCGGTACGTCTTGGTGGCCAGATCCTGCTGCACGTTGATCGTCGTCACCGATCCGTCGTGGCATTTGTAGCAGGTGCTCTCTTCGACGAACTTCAGCAGCCGCGGCCCGGTTCCAGCGGTGTGCGGCTTGTGGCAGCTCTCGCACGCGTTGTTCGCTACCCCCACGTACCCGGTGTGTGCGTTCTGCGCCATGGTGTACTTTTGGTCTTGGAGCAGGTCGGGAGGCGCCTGGTGCGCCGACCCGGTCCAGCCGGCCTTGGCATGGCACGTCGTGCACAGCGCCGACCCCTGGTTCGCCTTCACCAGGAACTTGCCCTGCACTGCGTCGATGTTTTCCTTGTGCGGGTCATGGCAGCTCGAGCACTGGATCTTTCCGACCTCGAGCTTCACCGCATCGCCGTCCGGCGGCAGCACCAGTTCGGGATTCTGCGTCGTCGGCTGGAAGGCAAACGGATGGTCGTCGGTGAAGCCCTGTCCTGCCGCCCCCGCCAGGTTGCTGGCCGACGTGGTCGGCAGCATGTAATTCGGCCCCTGCGCGAATTCGATGTCCCCGTTGTTCACCGTGCTGGCCAGCGCGATCGTCCCATCATGGCAGCTCAGGCAAAGCTTCGAACTGTCCTGGTCCGTGATGCTCCCGATGCTCGACTGCATGGTCGAGCTGCCGTACGTCTGCCATGCGGTCGTACTCATGGTGTGGTTCCACAGCTGCGGTCCCGGCGTCGCGTTGTGCGGCGTGTGACAGAAGATGCATGGATCGTCCCCCGACACCGATTTGATCGTCGCCGTGGACGTCGCTCGGAAATCGTGCTTCGAATTCAGGATCGAACTGACCGGGTTGAACACCATCTGTGCCCGGATCGCGACGCACCCGAACAGTATCGCGAAGGCCGCGAGCATTCCCCAGAGGCGTTTCACTTCTTCACCTCCGGCGATTGCCCTGCGGCGGGCTGTGTCGCTCCGTCGGGCTTTACGTGGAAGATCTCCACCCGCCCGTTGTAGCTGTCGGCGACGTACACGTTGTCGTTCTTGTCCACTGCGATGCCAGTGGGCAGGAAGAACTGTCCCTCGCCGCGCCCGGTCTGGCCCCAGTAAAACTGCATCCGGCCCTGCGGCGAATACACCTGCACGCGGTCGTAGCGCCCCTCGACGATCAGCAGGTCGCCTTTCGAATCCAGCGCCACGCCCTTGGGCTTGTCGAACTCGGTGACATCGTCCCCCAGGCGCCCGAACGCCTCCAGCACCTCGCCCTCAGGGCTGAAGTGCTGCACTCGGAAGTTCAGCGAGTCCGTCACCCAGAAGCTCCCGTCCTTGGACACTACGATCTGGGTCGGATAGTTGAACTGCCCGGGATCGGCGCCGCGATGCCCCACCCGCTTGATCACCTTTCCGTCCAGCCCCAGGATCACGACCTGCATCGCGACCGTGTCCACCACGTACAGCCGCTCCCGTTCCTGGTCGATGGCGAGCCCCGTCGCCCGCTTGAAGATGCTCTCGTTCCTCGATAGGGCCCCGATCTCCCGCAGGTACTTGCCGTCCGGCCGGAAGACGAACACACGCGAGCGCTGCGAGTCCGAGACGTAGATGTTGTTTTCCTTGTCCAGCGCGACCGCGATCGGAGACTCGAACGGGTTCTTGTCGGGCGCGTGGAAGCTGCGGTACTTCTTGCCCACCGCGTCGAAGATGTGCACCACCTGGCCGCGTGTGTCGGCCACGATCACCCGCCCCTTCGTGTCGATGGCAATGCCGTACGGGCTGGCCATGCGCTTGTCAGCGTCGTTCAGTCCCACCACTTTTTGCAGGAACCACTTCAGCCGCGAGGGCTTGCCGGTGACGTCGGCCGCGTTGCGCAGTTGCCCCACCCACTCGATCTGCGGCGGGAGCGTGATCTTCGGAGCTTCGTTCTTGGCTTCGGTGACCGGCCACATGCCCAACAGCGTCAAAAAAATCAACACCGCTGCGCAGGCGGCAATCGCCCTTGGCCTTACTGACCGCATTGAAGACCCCACAGCCATTTCAGAAAAGGTTGAACGTCCTCACGATCCGAACACGGAAGCGGTTCGTGCCCGAGCTGTTGAACGAGCTCGGCGACTCCGACAAACTCAAATAATGTCCGTACGACGCCTGCATGACGATCTTGCCGATTCGGTAATCGGCCGTGATCTCGTACAGAGAGTAATGGGTTGTGCCGTTCGACAGGAGTATATCGTTGGTCGTCTTCCGGTATGTGCCGCTGAGGTGCAGGTTGCGCCTTACCTGGCCGGACACGGTCAGGAACCAGTTGCTAAACGTGTCATTGAGCAGCGGTACCCCAACCAGCGGCGGTACCGGCTCGAAGGGGAGGGTCGGCAGCTGGTACGCCTGGTGCGCACCCGAGGACCCGGTCTGGCCGAAGTCCACCTGCCACCTGCGCCTCATCAGCGTGATCGCCCACTGGTTCGTGTGGCTTTGCACCCATCCTGGTCCGCCCAGGATTTCCTGGTCGTTCACCAGCCAGCGGAAACGCAGCTGCCCGATCCGTCGGAACTTGTTCGTGTCCGCCGTGATCCCGTAGTTCCTATTGTTCGTGTACGCCCCCGGCATCACCGCAATCCCATTGTTCCCCATACCGAAGTTGCCGGTGAGCGTCAGCCAGGGACGGCTCCACGATCCCGTGACACTGGCATTCTGGCTCAGGGAGGAGAACGAGCGCCCAAGCGTCGTGATCGTCTGCATGTACCCGACGCCATAGGAGGTGTTGACCCGGATCCGCTTGACGACGAAATTCGCACTTACCGACGGATACGTGGTGAAGAAGGTCTGCGCCTGTTCAGTGGCCGGCGCCCCGTTGTTCGTGACCGTGTGCTCGTTGGTCGCAGTCGAGTACCCCGTCGTATCGCTGACGGCAATGTGTTTCGTCAGCTGGTAGATTGCCAGGCCGCTCGCGGAGTACCCACTGGAAGGAAAATCCACGATCGTGACCGTCTGGTTCGGCGAGCTGGTGTCCACCGACCGCCCGTAGTTGTCGAACGAGTAGTAGCTGAAGAAGCCGGAGGTCACCAGCTTCGGGGTCCAGCGGATCGTGGTCGAAGCGTTGTGCACGCTGAGCACGCCATCGATGGAGGAGATCGTGCCCAGGTCGCTCGAGGTCACATTCCGGCTGAAGTTGTAATTGAACGTCCCCCTGTTGCCCAGGTAACTCTTCCTGACGTTCCCCCAGAGGAGCGAATAGTTCTGGTCCAGCGGCAGCACGTCTTGCAGCAAGACCTCCTCGCTCGACGTATGGCTGTGTTGCCA is a window of Terriglobales bacterium DNA encoding:
- a CDS encoding cytochrome c3 family protein, translating into MKRLWGMLAAFAILFGCVAIRAQMVFNPVSSILNSKHDFRATSTATIKSVSGDDPCIFCHTPHNATPGPQLWNHTMSTTAWQTYGSSTMQSSIGSITDQDSSKLCLSCHDGTIALASTVNNGDIEFAQGPNYMLPTTSASNLAGAAGQGFTDDHPFAFQPTTQNPELVLPPDGDAVKLEVGKIQCSSCHDPHKENIDAVQGKFLVKANQGSALCTTCHAKAGWTGSAHQAPPDLLQDQKYTMAQNAHTGYVGVANNACESCHKPHTAGTGPRLLKFVEESTCYKCHDGSVTTINVQQDLATKTYRHPVDITPSVHDESEGPVSSGLPMPETSATQPRHAECADCHNSHVARANPVGFQPFPPTATAPLAGASGESITRVFLKQATNEYELCFKCHADSVNRPQLIDSSNAGIGYGRNPKRQYDAGNPDAFNTRVEFTQGTSFHPVTRTNPMAPANSLRPFMIAADGTTMSTRPLNATTMIFCSDCHASDTNRTLGAGNTGAAGPHGSNFQHLLERQSALEPPPATPGTGTGQPGYTVADFALCDKCHDVQNKVLQNYSFTRHSTHVVNDGAACSTCHDPHASQNQALVNFDLSIVAPSSSGPVSYIRTGPGHGSCTLTCHGKDHQTLSY